One genomic window of Paeniglutamicibacter sp. Y32M11 includes the following:
- a CDS encoding YebC/PmpR family DNA-binding transcriptional regulator produces MSGHSKWATTKHKKAILDSRRAKSFAKLIKNIEVAARAGGADLAGNPGLELAVAKAKKTSVPSDNIDRAVKRGAGLTGEVIDYSEIIYEARGPQGSAVLIECLTDNKNRAASEVRIGITRNGGSIADPGSVAYMFARKGVVGLPKNGLTEDDVLMAVLDAGADEVKEAGDSFEIHSEPTDLRAIVAALEEADIAYESDEIEFVPSMQVELDAEGARKFLKLVDALEELDDVQNVYSNANISAEVMAELEED; encoded by the coding sequence ATGTCCGGCCACTCCAAATGGGCAACAACCAAACACAAGAAAGCCATCCTTGACAGCAGGCGCGCGAAGTCGTTTGCCAAGCTGATCAAGAACATCGAAGTTGCAGCCCGTGCCGGCGGCGCAGACCTGGCCGGTAACCCCGGGCTCGAACTCGCCGTAGCGAAGGCCAAGAAGACCTCGGTGCCCAGCGACAACATCGACCGCGCCGTCAAGCGTGGAGCTGGTTTGACCGGTGAGGTCATTGATTACTCCGAGATTATCTACGAGGCACGAGGCCCCCAGGGTTCTGCCGTGCTGATCGAGTGCTTGACAGACAACAAGAACCGCGCCGCCTCCGAGGTTCGGATCGGGATCACCCGCAATGGCGGATCGATTGCCGATCCCGGCTCCGTGGCCTACATGTTCGCCCGCAAGGGTGTTGTCGGTCTGCCGAAGAACGGCCTGACCGAAGACGACGTGCTGATGGCAGTGCTCGACGCGGGCGCCGACGAGGTCAAGGAAGCGGGGGATTCTTTCGAGATTCACTCCGAGCCCACCGACCTGCGCGCCATCGTTGCGGCACTCGAGGAAGCCGACATCGCCTACGAGAGCGATGAGATCGAATTCGTTCCGTCGATGCAGGTGGAACTGGACGCCGAAGGTGCCCGCAAGTTCCTGAAGTTGGTCGACGCGCTCGAAGAGCTTGATGACGTGCAGAACGTCTACTCGAACGCCAACATCAGCGCCGAGGTCATGGCAGAACTCGAAGAGGACTAG
- a CDS encoding dihydrofolate reductase family protein, which yields MGQIIFDAAVTINGYLADVNHSLQWLFDVPGAGEPDPTLLPEDVSLHVEGANTYLWILEHENLLAQPAKWQKLYGQIPTYVFTNRQLPIPAGADVRFVKGEVAELLPELREAAAEGNIWVLGGGELLGQFLDINALERFALTIAPAALSGGAPLLPRTIGSDRLELSEARQVGPFARLIYRVKPGPVATGS from the coding sequence ATGGGACAAATCATCTTCGACGCGGCAGTCACAATAAACGGCTACCTAGCCGATGTGAACCACTCACTACAATGGCTGTTCGACGTCCCCGGCGCCGGCGAGCCGGACCCCACGTTGCTGCCCGAAGATGTGAGCCTGCACGTCGAAGGGGCCAATACGTACCTGTGGATCTTGGAGCATGAAAATCTGCTGGCCCAACCCGCCAAGTGGCAGAAGCTGTACGGGCAAATTCCGACATACGTGTTCACGAACCGCCAGCTGCCCATTCCCGCCGGCGCCGACGTGCGCTTTGTTAAAGGAGAAGTCGCAGAATTGCTCCCGGAACTGCGCGAAGCCGCGGCCGAGGGGAACATCTGGGTGCTTGGTGGTGGGGAGCTGCTGGGACAGTTCCTCGACATCAATGCGTTGGAGAGGTTCGCGTTGACGATCGCCCCGGCCGCTTTGTCCGGGGGAGCACCACTGCTGCCGCGCACTATTGGCAGCGATCGACTAGAGCTCAGCGAAGCACGCCAGGTCGGCCCGTTCGCGCGGCTCATCTACCGGGTGAAACCCGGCCCGGTCGCCACGGGAAGCTAA
- a CDS encoding GNAT family N-acetyltransferase, with protein sequence MTTISFAQDALSHWHQALAIATGGKVFTTHGCSWAWQPARARLVLLFPAHAQEAGLRPGLAEGTRLGARRVDAWVNSGAPSGPLEAAGFSDAAQISWHAGELVSPAEPWDGRVRLGSDIPEAAGADAAELKVANLWRDPASAGLSAGHPALRRVEQATARTLEGDLVGRAFAQQALGGQLAIHGLAVSPGYQRSGVGSALLYGLARGMVNPLGLEQPGQVELIAAASPRSAKFFEANGMRLLGRGRHMLLR encoded by the coding sequence GTGACCACCATCAGCTTTGCTCAAGATGCGCTCTCGCATTGGCACCAGGCCCTAGCCATCGCCACCGGCGGTAAAGTCTTCACCACCCATGGCTGTTCATGGGCGTGGCAACCGGCCCGCGCGCGATTGGTCTTGCTCTTTCCGGCTCACGCGCAAGAAGCCGGGCTACGTCCCGGGCTTGCCGAGGGCACACGGCTAGGTGCTCGGCGAGTGGATGCGTGGGTTAATTCCGGTGCACCCTCCGGGCCACTGGAGGCGGCAGGGTTTTCCGATGCCGCCCAGATCTCCTGGCACGCCGGTGAACTGGTCAGTCCCGCAGAACCGTGGGATGGTCGAGTGCGCTTGGGTTCGGATATTCCCGAGGCCGCCGGCGCCGATGCCGCGGAATTAAAGGTGGCCAATCTTTGGCGTGACCCCGCTTCGGCGGGCCTCAGCGCCGGACATCCGGCACTACGCCGCGTTGAACAGGCCACGGCCCGGACTCTTGAGGGCGATCTCGTGGGTCGCGCGTTTGCTCAGCAAGCGCTCGGTGGGCAATTGGCGATCCATGGATTGGCCGTCTCCCCCGGATACCAGCGCAGCGGCGTCGGTTCGGCGTTGCTCTACGGTTTGGCGCGTGGCATGGTCAATCCCCTGGGTCTGGAACAACCCGGCCAGGTTGAGCTGATTGCCGCGGCTTCCCCGCGCTCCGCCAAGTTCTTTGAGGCCAACGGAATGCGACTGTTGGGCCGCGGCAGGCACATGCTGCTGCGCTAA
- the ruvC gene encoding crossover junction endodeoxyribonuclease RuvC, which yields MVLRVVGVDPGLTRCGLAVVDIEPNRRATLIDVSVVGTPPGTPLDQRLLAIAEGIDAWLDKHHPDVLALERVFSQLNVSTVMGTAQASGVVIVAAARRNIPVALHTPTEVKAAVTGSGGANKNAVGKMVAKILRLDEPPTPADAADAAALAITHGWRGAAFGSAGAAASASGSRPSGGTSGLTPAQRAWIAAEAKARTVKSR from the coding sequence ATGGTTCTGCGAGTGGTGGGTGTCGACCCCGGCCTGACCCGTTGTGGTCTGGCCGTGGTCGATATTGAACCCAATCGTCGTGCCACGCTCATTGATGTTTCGGTCGTGGGTACCCCTCCGGGTACCCCGTTGGACCAGCGCCTGCTGGCCATCGCCGAGGGCATAGACGCGTGGCTCGACAAGCACCATCCCGATGTGTTGGCGCTCGAGCGAGTTTTCAGTCAGCTCAACGTCAGTACGGTGATGGGCACCGCGCAAGCCTCCGGGGTGGTGATCGTTGCGGCCGCCCGCCGCAATATCCCCGTCGCGCTGCATACCCCCACAGAGGTCAAGGCCGCTGTGACAGGTAGTGGCGGCGCCAATAAGAATGCCGTGGGCAAGATGGTTGCCAAAATCCTGCGCCTGGATGAACCGCCGACGCCCGCCGACGCTGCGGATGCCGCGGCCCTGGCCATCACGCACGGCTGGCGTGGGGCGGCCTTTGGCTCCGCCGGTGCGGCAGCCTCGGCGTCGGGATCACGTCCCAGCGGTGGGACATCGGGTCTCACCCCTGCCCAACGGGCCTGGATTGCCGCCGAGGCCAAGGCCCGCACGGTGAAGTCGCGGTAG
- the pdxT gene encoding pyridoxal 5'-phosphate synthase glutaminase subunit PdxT: MMLPRVGVLALQGDVREHLKALESLGVPVVAVKKPGELNEVDGLVIPGGESTVIDKLARMYGVAEVLKAKIAEGFPVYGSCAGMIMLANTIADPTKNLKGEPQQSFGGIDMVVRRNAFGRQVDSFEVDLTIKGLDTLPSQDPAHAAEPVRAAFIRAPWVESVGNSVEVLATVPAENTPRSADGVRMARIVAVRSGNLLATSFHPEVSGERRIHELFIQMIRGDA, from the coding sequence ATGATGTTGCCACGAGTTGGAGTCCTTGCGTTGCAGGGGGATGTACGTGAACACCTAAAAGCGCTCGAATCTTTGGGTGTTCCAGTGGTGGCAGTGAAGAAGCCAGGGGAGCTCAACGAGGTCGACGGCCTAGTGATTCCGGGCGGGGAATCAACAGTGATCGATAAGCTCGCACGCATGTACGGCGTCGCGGAGGTGCTCAAAGCCAAGATCGCCGAAGGGTTCCCGGTCTACGGATCCTGTGCGGGGATGATCATGCTGGCCAACACCATCGCGGACCCCACGAAGAATCTCAAGGGCGAGCCTCAGCAAAGTTTCGGCGGAATCGATATGGTGGTTCGACGCAATGCTTTCGGGCGTCAGGTTGATTCCTTCGAGGTTGATCTGACGATCAAGGGCCTCGACACCTTGCCAAGTCAAGATCCAGCTCACGCTGCGGAGCCAGTGCGCGCCGCATTCATCCGGGCTCCCTGGGTGGAAAGCGTGGGGAATTCAGTTGAGGTTTTGGCCACGGTTCCCGCCGAAAACACGCCTCGGAGCGCGGATGGGGTTCGAATGGCTAGAATTGTTGCAGTACGTTCGGGAAATTTGTTGGCGACATCGTTTCACCCCGAGGTGAGCGGTGAGCGACGAATCCATGAACTTTTCATCCAAATGATAAGAGGAGACGCGTAA
- a CDS encoding CapA family protein, translated as MAVTGDILLHPALWAQAESDGHGELNFSPLLAGITPYLAESDLALCNLETPVAAADGPFSGYPMFVVPPQIIPALKKVGYDGCTTASNHSMDAGAAGVKRTLDALDAEDMVSTGSYRSAAEAKAPLLVDVNGARISVIAGTFSLNGVAEDAPWRVDDINEESLLERAKAARAAGADIVIAALHAGAEYSNNPTAEQLDLYRSLADSGAFDFIYSHHTHSVLPIEKRAGTWIVYGLGNSVAKHATATVLNKEGLSVKMQFVRTGDSWKAGKLVWAPHIMSADPIRWCALPATEPCTTKAGDAASLKRTTDTVNSMNARGSGAKMWSLSAP; from the coding sequence GTGGCCGTCACGGGAGACATTTTGCTGCACCCTGCGCTGTGGGCCCAAGCAGAATCTGATGGGCATGGTGAACTGAATTTCTCGCCATTGCTTGCCGGAATCACCCCGTACCTCGCGGAGAGCGATCTGGCCCTATGCAATCTTGAGACCCCTGTCGCCGCGGCGGATGGCCCCTTTAGTGGCTACCCCATGTTTGTGGTGCCGCCGCAAATCATTCCCGCCCTGAAAAAGGTAGGTTATGACGGCTGCACGACGGCGAGCAACCACTCGATGGACGCCGGCGCCGCGGGAGTTAAGCGAACGCTTGATGCCCTTGATGCCGAGGACATGGTTTCCACCGGTTCCTACCGCAGCGCCGCGGAAGCAAAAGCACCGTTGCTGGTGGACGTTAACGGCGCGCGTATCTCGGTCATCGCCGGCACCTTTTCACTTAATGGAGTCGCCGAAGATGCGCCGTGGCGAGTTGATGACATCAACGAGGAATCATTGCTCGAAAGGGCAAAAGCCGCACGAGCCGCCGGTGCTGACATTGTGATAGCGGCACTCCATGCCGGGGCCGAATATAGCAACAATCCCACCGCCGAACAGCTCGACCTCTACCGCTCACTGGCCGACAGTGGAGCATTTGACTTCATCTATTCACACCACACGCACTCGGTCCTACCCATCGAAAAACGCGCGGGCACGTGGATTGTCTACGGGCTGGGTAACTCCGTAGCCAAACACGCCACAGCCACGGTGCTGAATAAGGAAGGTTTGAGCGTCAAGATGCAATTTGTCCGTACCGGGGATTCGTGGAAAGCGGGGAAGCTGGTGTGGGCTCCACACATCATGAGCGCTGACCCGATTCGGTGGTGCGCGCTTCCGGCAACCGAGCCCTGTACCACGAAGGCTGGGGATGCTGCATCCCTGAAGCGAACCACCGACACGGTGAATTCGATGAATGCGCGCGGCTCCGGCGCCAAAATGTGGTCGCTTTCCGCTCCATGA
- the pdxS gene encoding pyridoxal 5'-phosphate synthase lyase subunit PdxS has protein sequence MSENEGVSTPTTTLGSDRVKRGMAEMLKGGVIMDVVTAEQAKIAEDAGAVAVMALERVPADIRAEGGVSRASDPDMIDSIIAAVSIPVMAKARIGHFVEAQILQSLGVDYIDESEVLSPADYEHHIDKWPFKVPFVCGATNLGEALRRINEGAAMIRSKGEAGTGDVSNATGHMRKIRAEIAKLAALPKDELYVAAKELQAPYELVKEIAATGKLPVVLFTAGGIATPADAAMMMQLGADGVFVGSGIFKSGNPAQRAAAVVKATTFYNDPDELAKISRGLGEAMVGINVADIPAPHRLAERGW, from the coding sequence GTGTCTGAAAACGAAGGCGTCTCGACCCCGACCACTACCCTCGGCAGCGACCGCGTCAAGCGTGGCATGGCAGAAATGCTTAAGGGCGGCGTCATCATGGATGTCGTCACCGCCGAACAGGCCAAAATTGCCGAAGACGCCGGGGCCGTAGCAGTGATGGCACTCGAGCGCGTTCCGGCCGACATTCGCGCCGAGGGCGGCGTCTCGCGCGCCAGTGACCCGGACATGATTGACAGCATCATCGCAGCCGTTTCCATTCCGGTCATGGCCAAGGCCCGCATCGGTCACTTCGTTGAAGCTCAGATCCTTCAGTCCTTGGGTGTTGACTACATCGATGAGTCCGAGGTCCTTTCCCCGGCCGACTACGAACACCACATCGACAAGTGGCCGTTCAAGGTTCCCTTCGTCTGTGGTGCAACCAACCTGGGTGAAGCACTGCGCCGCATCAACGAGGGTGCTGCCATGATTCGTTCCAAGGGTGAAGCCGGAACCGGCGACGTTTCCAACGCCACCGGTCACATGCGCAAGATTCGTGCCGAGATCGCCAAGCTGGCGGCTCTGCCCAAGGATGAGCTCTACGTGGCCGCCAAGGAACTTCAGGCCCCGTACGAACTGGTCAAGGAGATCGCGGCTACCGGCAAGCTCCCGGTAGTCCTCTTCACCGCAGGGGGCATCGCTACCCCGGCCGACGCCGCCATGATGATGCAGCTGGGCGCCGACGGCGTCTTCGTTGGCTCGGGCATCTTCAAGTCCGGCAACCCGGCACAGCGTGCCGCCGCCGTTGTGAAGGCCACCACGTTCTACAACGACCCCGACGAGTTGGCCAAGATCTCGCGCGGCCTGGGCGAGGCCATGGTTGGCATCAACGTTGCCGACATCCCGGCACCGCACCGTCTGGCCGAGCGCGGCTGGTAA
- a CDS encoding M3 family metallopeptidase has translation MPNPLLEPSTLPFEFPDYSAIETPHYLEAIDRGIQIQLLELRAIAHNDDDVTFENTFVAMERSGAMLRRSIMAYWTVFSAHGTDDLREIDPQIQSMVSDHQDAIHLDDALFARLVALDATTLSGEDARLVSETLRRFRAAGAELDPANKAELRALNSQITDLSSEYSAKLLGAMNEAAVHFTDAAELDGLSANELASAADAASKAGHNGGYLLTLVLPTGQPLLQRLTASATRRRLFEASVNRGQHGENRTLELAAQMASLRSKRAGLLGFATHAEVVLQGATAPDLAAVSQRLVELVVPAVANARAEAAELEKISGSSIQPWDWAFYSAAVARERYTLDTAALREYFELDAVITHGVFAAATRLYGITFNERFDLPRYHPQVRTWEVFNEDGTTLGLFLGDYFARPTKAGGAWMNSIRESSSLLGELPVVTNTLNIPAPAADSPALVSLDEVTTLFHEFGHALHGLFSNGVYPSLSGTSVPRDFVEYPSQVNEMWALHPAVLPGYAVHTETGAPLPEGTVQTLEASALWGEGFATTEYLSAAVLDLAWHSLTDGELIGDPLAFEEQVLTEAGLIPDLVPSRYRTGYFKHIFDGGYSAGYYSYIWSEVLDADTVQWFTENGGATRENGERFRTELLSRGNTRDPLESYEIFRGRAALIEPLLVRRGLTKGKQA, from the coding sequence ATGCCTAATCCGTTGCTTGAACCAAGCACTTTGCCGTTTGAATTCCCAGATTATTCGGCCATCGAGACACCTCACTATCTGGAAGCCATTGATCGTGGCATTCAGATCCAGCTCCTCGAGCTTCGGGCCATCGCACACAATGACGATGACGTGACCTTCGAGAATACCTTTGTAGCCATGGAACGCAGCGGTGCGATGCTGCGACGGTCAATCATGGCGTACTGGACGGTCTTCTCCGCCCACGGCACCGACGATCTGCGTGAGATTGACCCGCAGATCCAGTCCATGGTTTCGGATCATCAGGACGCCATCCACCTTGACGACGCACTCTTTGCCCGGTTGGTAGCACTGGACGCCACGACTCTTTCGGGCGAAGACGCCCGCTTGGTATCCGAGACGCTACGCCGATTCCGTGCGGCGGGTGCCGAACTTGACCCGGCTAACAAGGCGGAACTGCGCGCACTGAACAGCCAAATCACCGACCTCTCTTCGGAGTATTCGGCGAAGTTACTCGGTGCCATGAATGAGGCGGCGGTGCACTTCACCGACGCTGCGGAACTGGATGGCCTCAGCGCCAACGAATTAGCCTCAGCTGCCGATGCTGCCAGCAAGGCCGGCCATAACGGCGGCTACCTGCTGACGCTGGTGCTGCCGACCGGCCAGCCGTTATTGCAGCGACTGACCGCTTCTGCCACCCGCCGCCGACTCTTCGAAGCCTCGGTGAACCGTGGCCAGCATGGTGAGAACCGCACCCTGGAATTGGCTGCGCAGATGGCATCGTTGCGTTCCAAGCGTGCGGGGCTGCTCGGATTTGCTACTCACGCCGAAGTCGTCTTGCAGGGCGCAACAGCTCCCGATCTGGCCGCGGTCTCTCAGCGTCTGGTCGAGCTGGTTGTTCCGGCCGTGGCAAATGCTCGTGCCGAAGCTGCCGAGTTGGAAAAGATTTCCGGATCCAGCATCCAGCCCTGGGACTGGGCTTTCTACTCGGCCGCGGTAGCGCGCGAACGCTACACGTTGGATACCGCGGCGCTGCGTGAATATTTCGAACTTGACGCGGTGATCACCCACGGCGTTTTTGCCGCAGCCACTCGACTGTACGGAATTACCTTTAACGAGCGTTTTGATCTGCCGCGTTACCACCCACAGGTGCGCACCTGGGAGGTGTTCAACGAAGACGGAACCACCCTCGGCCTATTCCTCGGCGACTACTTCGCCCGCCCCACCAAGGCCGGTGGTGCTTGGATGAATTCGATCCGTGAGTCATCGTCGCTACTTGGCGAACTTCCCGTAGTCACCAACACCCTGAATATTCCGGCACCAGCGGCAGATTCCCCCGCCTTGGTGAGCCTGGATGAAGTCACTACGCTGTTCCATGAATTTGGCCATGCCCTGCATGGCCTCTTCTCCAATGGCGTGTACCCATCACTATCCGGCACGAGCGTCCCGCGCGATTTTGTCGAGTACCCCTCGCAGGTCAATGAAATGTGGGCGCTGCATCCCGCAGTGTTGCCCGGTTATGCCGTGCACACCGAAACGGGGGCTCCGCTGCCAGAAGGTACGGTTCAAACGCTTGAGGCTTCGGCGTTATGGGGCGAGGGTTTTGCCACCACCGAGTACCTGTCCGCAGCGGTCTTGGATCTGGCCTGGCATTCACTCACCGATGGTGAGTTGATCGGCGACCCACTGGCCTTCGAAGAGCAGGTACTCACCGAAGCCGGGCTGATCCCCGATTTGGTTCCATCGCGATATCGCACCGGCTATTTCAAGCACATCTTTGATGGCGGTTATTCGGCCGGGTACTACTCCTATATCTGGTCCGAAGTACTGGACGCCGATACCGTCCAGTGGTTCACCGAAAACGGTGGAGCTACCAGGGAAAACGGGGAACGGTTCCGCACCGAATTACTCTCACGCGGCAATACGCGTGATCCCCTGGAATCGTATGAGATCTTCCGGGGCCGAGCTGCACTCATCGAACCGTTGCTGGTTCGCCGTGGACTAACAAAGGGCAAGCAAGCGTGA